The Aminivibrio pyruvatiphilus sequence AGGCCTTGATGGTCCCGAGGGACCTTCCCGAGAGCAGCGAAGGGTCCTCGGAGCCGTGGAACTGGATGGTGTCGAAGGCGCCGCAGCGCTCCACCTCGAGCACTTCGACGGGCCCGGGGTCCATCATCACGGCCACCCGGCAGACCGGTGGAGGCACCGCCGACGCCAGCTCCGCGGCCGCCTCGAGGGAGAGCCGCCGCGGGCTTCCCGGAACGAGGATGAAGCCCAGGGCCGAGGCGCCGAGTTCGACGGCCCTTTCCACGTCCTCTCTCCTGGTCAGGCCGCAGATCTTCACGAAGGTCATGCCGCCCGGACGCTCCTTTTTTTCCGGAAGGCCCGGATGAGTCCGGACGGGTCGCCCGATCTCATGAGGGCCTCCCCCACCAGGACGGCGTCCACCCCGGTGTCGGCCAGGAAGTCGGCGTCCGCTTCGGTGCGCACGCCGCTTTCGGAGACGATGATCCGGCTCCCGGCCCGCTCCCGCTGCCGGCAGATTTCCATGAGGCGCTCCGTGGTGCGGATGTCCACGGTGAAGTCGTCGAGATTCCTGTTGTTGATGCCGATGATCTCCGCTTCCGTGTCCAGGATGGACCGGAGTTCCTCGTCGGTGTGGACTTCCGCGATGACCTCCATCCCCAGGGAATAGGCCAGGGACAGGAGTTCCCCGAACCGCTTTCTCTCCAGGGCGGCGGCGATGAGGAGCAGGGCGTCGGCGCCGAGGAAGAGGCTTTCGTAGACCTGCACCTCAGTGAGGATGAAGTCCTTCCTGAGGAGAGGAAGGGCCGTCCGGGGCCGGAGGGACCGGAAATCGTCGGCGCTGCCCCCGAAGAAGGAGTGGTCGGTGAGGATGGAGACGGCGTCGGCCCCCCCCTGCTCGTAGAGCCGGAGCTGCTTCAGGGGGTCCACCGTCCCGTTGATGACCCCTCTGCTGGGGGAGGCCCGCTTGATCTCGCCGATGACCGAGAGTCCGCCGCGCCGGAGGGCGTCGGACATCCGGCTTGACGGCCTCGTCATCTCCGCCGTTTCCTCGAGCTTCTGCTTCAGTATGCGGTCCAGAATCATAGCGTCCTCCTCCTTTCAGGCGGACCGGCGGACCGGTTCCGCAAAGGCCCTGACCTTCTCCAGCACCGATGCCGCCCTGCCGGAGTCGATGCTCTCCGCCGCGAGGGCGGTTCCTTCCTTCCAGCTTTTCGCCCGCCCGGCGGCAAGAAAGACCGCCGCGGCGTTGAAAACCACGGCGTCCCTGGGGGCTCCCCGTTTTCCGGCCAGCACGTCCTCGATGAGGGCGGCGTTTTCCGGGGCGGACCCTCCGGCGAGGTCTTCGTTCCCCCGCAGGGGCAGTCCCCCGTCGGCGGGGGAGACCGACTCCTCCCGAATGCCTTCGGCGGAGAAGAAGACAACCCGGTTCGGCCCGCCGAGGGACAGCTCGTCGAAGCCGCCGTGGCCGGAGATCACCATGCCCTGCCGCCCCAGGGACCGGAGAACTTCGGCGGCCAGGGAAAGGAGAGCGGCGTCGAAGACACCCATGACCTGGTGGGTGAGGGGGGCAGGGTTGACCAGGGGCCCGAGGATGTTGAACAGAGTCCTCACGCCGAGGCTTTTCCGGATCTCCGCCACGTTCCCCATCACGGGGTGGAAGTGGGGGGCGAAGAGGAGGACCAGTCCCGCCCCGTCGAGGCACGCCGCCGCCCGCTCCGGGGAGGAGGGAAGGGCCGCTCCCAGGGCCTCGGCCACGTCGGCGCTGCCGCACTTGCTGGAAACGGACCGGTTGCCGTGCTTTGCCATGGGGATTCCTCCTCCGGCGGCCACGAAGGCCGCCGCGGTGGAGATGTTGAAGGACCCTGCGCAGTCTCCCCCGGTGCCGCAGTTGTCCACCAGGAGCCCGGGCCGGACGGGGACGGTCCTGGCTTTCCGCAGGAGCACCCGCGCCGCTCCCCCGATCTCGGCCGGGGTCTCGCCCCGGGCCCGGAGGGCGGCCAGGAAAGCCGCCACCTGGACGGGAGGCACGGTCCCCTCCATGACCATCTCCATGGCCTCCTCCATTTCAGCGTTCCCGAGGCGGTGTTTTTCCATTACCCGTGAAAGATACGGTGCGAACATGACGCTCCCTCCTTTGGATAAAAAAAAGCGGGGGAGAGAAACCTGTCCGGCTCCTCTCCCCCGCATGGGGTACAAAAAGGGCCGTGAAAGAAGATCCCTTGTGGGACCTGCCTCCACGGCCGTAAAGTGCGCGCTTTTTATTGGTTCGCGAGCTTTATGGTCTCCGGCGGCAGGCTATTTGGCCCGCCACCACCAGTTTTGGCTGAGTGTGTTCCGTATCATGACAACTGCCTCCCGGAAACGAATTGGGGAGAAGATACCACGGTCCCGGCCGGTCTGTCAACAGGAAATTTTTACCTCCCGCTTCGGGCCGCCTTTCCGAGGACGGACCGTATGGCCTCGGCGGACCGGAAAATGTCGTCGTCGGACGTGAACCAGTTCGACACGGAGATGCGCATGGCGGCCATCCCCTTCCAGACGCTTCCCCCGGCCCAGCAGGTGCCCTCTTCCTGCACCTGTGCCGTGACCGTGCGGGTGAAGGCGTCACTGTCGGATCCGGGGCAGGAAAACCTGACGAGGACCTGGTTCAGCACCACGTCGTTGAGAATGGTGACCATGGGGTCCTCCGACAGGAGCAATGCCATGAGCCGTGCCTGCCGGCAGTTCCGCTCCACCATCTCCCGGACGCCCTTCCTGCCCAGGCTCTTCAGGCCGCAGTACAGGGGGAAGCCCCGGGCCCTCCTTGAGGACTCGGGGACCCACTGGGAAGGATCCCGCACCTCTCCCTCCCCGGCGATATAGTACGGGGCGTTCAGCGCCATGGAAGCCCTGTGGGCGGCGCTGTGTCTCACCACCGCGATCCCCGAGTCGTAGGGGACGTTCAGCCACTTGTGGGCGTCCGTGGCCCAGGAATCGGCGAGTTCAACGCCGTCCGTATGGGTTTTGAGGGACGGCAGCATTCGTCCCCAGAGGCCGAAGGCTCCGTCCACGTGAACCCAGGCTCCCTTCGCCCGAGCGGCCGGGATGATCCGGGCGCAGGGATCGAAGGCACCGGTGTTCACGTTGCCGGCCTGAAGGCAGAGAATCACCGGGCCGGAGGCTGCCCTCAGGGCGTCCTCCGCTTTTTCCGGGATCATCCTGCCCTGCCCGTCGGCGGGGACGGACAACACGTTTCCCGTGCCGAATCCGAGCATTCTCAGGGCGACCAGGAGCGTCGCATGGGCCTCCTCGCCGGCGATGACGGTGACCCGGGGAGCTCCCTGGAGGCCGTCCTTCTCCACGTCATGGCCGGAGCGTCTGAGGACCTCGTGCCGCGCGGCGGCCAGGCAGGTGAAGTTGGCCATCTGGCACCCCGTGACGAAGCCGGCCGAGGATTCCGGCGGAAGGCCGAGGAGGTCGATGATCCATTCCGAGACGATCTCCTCCGCCGCGCTTGCAGCCGGAGAGGAGACGGCGAGGACGGCGTTCTGGTCCCAGGCGGAGGCAAGCCAGTCGGCGGCGAGGCTCGCCGGAAGGGCTCCCCCGGTGACGAAGCCGAAATACCGGGGTCCCGGCGAACCGGTGAGGCCGGAGGCTGCGCCTTCCGAAAAGGCGGCCACCACGTCCGAAGGGGCCATTCCCTCTTCGTTCAGCGTTCCGCCGAGGGCCTTCCTGATCTCCTCCGCGGAAGCCCATGCCCCGACCCTTCTGGACGGAAGGTCTTCAAGCCAGCGGATCGCCCTCTCCACAGTTTCCCGCAGCATCGTACTTTCGCAGAAAGGCATCCCCGGCAGACCTTTCCGGGGCGTGTTCTTTCCGTCGGAATTCGCCCCGCTCATTCGGGCAGAGCCTCCCCCGGCAGGAAGGTGTCCCCGGAATAGTCGATTCCCCGCAGGGGCTCGCCGTTCACCAGGAGGGTGAACACGTCGGGCCGGGCGTAGTGTCCCGTAACGTCGAAGTCGTAGCGGGCTTCCACCACCGCCGAAAGGTCAAGGTCGGCGCAGAGGATCTCCTCCCGGTCCCAGGAGGGGCCTGCAAGGTAATTTCCGAGGGGATCGATGATGGCGCTGCCGCCCCGGCACAGAATGTCCGGCTGGGATTCGAGGTCCCCGTAACACTGGAGATCCCGGGGATACATGTCCTTCGTGACGAACTGGTTGCAGGACAGCACGAAGCACCGTCCCTCGAGGGCGATGTGTCGCATGGAGCACTGCCATCCCTCCCGCTGGTCGGCGGTGGGGGCGAGGTATATGGAGGGGTTCCGGCCGTAAATGGCGGCCCGGGCGAGGGGCATGTAGTTCTCCCAGCAGATGAGGCCGCTCATGACGCCGTAGGGGGTGTTCACCGCCGCAAGGGTGCTGCCGTCCCCCTCGCCCCAGATGAGCCGCTCGCTCCCTGTGGGCTTCAGTTTCCGATGCTTCGCCAGGAGGGAACCGTCGGGACCGAAATACAGCAGGGTACAGAAAAGGGTTCCCCCGTCCCGCTCCATCACGCCGATGGAAAGGTAGGCCCCGCTCTCCGCCGCCAGTTTCCCGAGCTCTTCGGTCTCCGGGCCGGGAACGTCGATGGAGTTTTCGTAATACCGGGCCCAGTCCTTCCGTCCTCCCATGGAGCGGTTTCCCACCACCGAGCCGAAGGAGAGCCCCCTCGGGTAGCAGGGGATGAAGGCCTCGGGGAAGAGGATGATCCTCGCCCCCTGTCCGGCCGCCTCCCCCGTGAGCTTACGGATCCGTTCCATGGTCCCCCTCTTGTCCATGATTACCGGTGCGGCCTGCACTACGGCCGCCCGTACGACGCCTCTCTTCAGTCCCATCTTTTCTGCCTCCCCCCGAAAAAAAGAGGGGGAAGGACCGGACGTCCTCCCCCCTCCGCAGTGTCCTAGAGCGCCCTGTGCTTCTCGGCGATGGCGTCGGCCAGCGCGTCCAGGGCGGCCAGGTCCTCCGCCCGGGGCTTGCCCTTGCACAGGACCGTGCCGAGAACCTCCACCTTCAGGTTGGGGATCAGTCCGGAGATCTGCTCCACCGCCTTGGTACCCCATCCGTAGGAGCCGATGATGGCGGCGTACTTCAGCTTCGGCCGGAGGGCGTTCGCCAGGTGGGTGGCCGAGAAGACCGCCGGGTGGGGACCGAAGTGGACGGTGGGCGTGCCGATGACGATGGTGGCCGCGTCCACCAGGTCGATGGCCAGCTTGCCGATGTCGGTGACGGAAAGTTCGTACTTCTGGACCTTCACTCCCCGCTCCACCAGGGCGTCGAGCAGGCGGTCCACCATGATCTCCGTGCTTCCGTGCATGGAGATGTAGGGGATGGCCACGAAATTGGACACCCTGTCGGAGATCCAGTCACGGTAGGCGTCCAGGATGAAATCGGGCTTGTCGTAGACGGGGCCGTGGCTCGGGGCAATCATGTCGAACTCGTAGCCCTCGAGCTTCTTCATGTTGTTTCGGATGATGGACCGGAAGGGCATCATGATCTCGGCGTAGTACCGCTTGGCGCCCTCGTAGATGGCCGGGCTCTCGCCGGCGAACATGTCGGACGTGGCCAGGTGGGAGCCGAAGAAGTCGCAGGAGAACAGGATTTTCTCCTCCTGGAGGTAGGCGCACATGGTCTCCGGCCAATGGACCCAGGGGGTGTGGATGAACTTGAAGGTTCGGTTCCCCAGGGAGAGGGTCTGGCCGTCCTCCATGGCGTCGATGATGCCGCCGTCGATGTGGAGGTGGTCCTGGAGCAGTTCCTTCGCCTTCGTGGAGCAGACCACCCTCGCTTCAGGGTATTTCGCGAGCAGCGTGGGAATGGCCCCCGAGTGGTCCTGCTCGGTGTGGAGGGAGATGATGTAGTCGATCTTCTTCACGTCCTCCAGCTGGGCCAGCAGAACGTGTTCCAGGGCCGGGTCGGCGGTATCGATCAGGGCGGTCTTCTCGGAGCCCTCCACCAGGTATGCGTTGTAGCTGGTACCCTCGGGGAGGGGGATGAGAGAGTCGAAAAGCCGGCGGTTCCAGTCCACGGCACCCATGAGGAAGATGCCGCCGCGCATGGCTCTTTTCTTCATTTGTGTCATCTCTCCTTTCAAAATTATGCACCTGTGCCCCGCAGAACAGTAGTATACGCGGGGCCGGTATCGAATATTCCCGCTGAAATTATAGCCGTCATGCAATACGGGGGCAAGAGCCCCCTTTGCCGCGGGGCCTTTTCTGAGGTACTCTTTCGGGGAACGGCCCATGAAAGGAAGGATGCTCCATGTACCGGGAAGACCATGTCACCCTGCCTCCGGGTTGTGCCGCTGCCTGCGGCGCCTGTCCCGAAGGGCCCTATTCCCTCAGTGAGTCGCTGGCGAGGAAGAGGGCCCGGACCGAGCGGGCCCTGACGGCGTGGAAGGGCTGCATTGAAGACGTCCTTTCCGTTTCTGCGGATAACCGCCTGGGCTACCGGGACAGGACCGCCCTTTCTGCCCGGTGGGACGGTCGGGAAGGATGGCTCTTCGGCATGGAGGGTGTGCGGCAGGGAGTGCCCTACCCGCTGCGCTTCCAGCGGCCCCGGCCCTTCGTCTCCCTTCTGGAGTGCCCTGTCCACACCCCCCGGGTCAGGGAAATCCTGAAGGCGCTGGCGTCCGGGCTTCCTCCCGACGAGCCGGCGGGAACCTTCCCCCTGGCCTTTGCCGCCGTTTCCGGCGCCCAGTGCACCCTCGTCTTCAAGACGAAAAAAGACCCCGGCGACGGATGGCTCTTCTCCGCCGCGGGAGGGGTTTCCCTCGCCTCCCTGCTGGAAAGGGCCGGCCTCGAAGGCCTGTGGGTTCACCTGCACCCGGCTGCGGGGGTGCGTCTCTTCGCAAAGGGAGGATGGAGGCTTGCCTGGGGTATCTCCCGCTCGCGGGATTCCAGGGGGCTGCTCTACGGCCCGGGGTCCTTCTCCCAGCTTCTGACGGAGCTCCATGAGCGCTCCCTCGCCGAAGCCCGGGAGTTTCTCCGCCCCGGTACGGGAAATGCCGTCCTGGACCTGTACTGCGGCACGGGAGCCAGCATGGCCCTGTGGCAGGCCTCGGGGGCTGCCGTTCTCGGGGTGGAGGCCGGAGGAGAAGCGGTGGAGTGCGCCCGGATCAACGTTCCGGGCGCGGAGGTCCTGAGAGGGGCCTGCGCGGACCGTCTTCCCCAGGCGGAGGCGTTTTTGGGCCGTTTCCGGCCGGAAGAACGGCTCGTGTACGCCAACCCGCCCCGGACAGGGCTCGAGCCCCCTGTGGCGGAAGTCCTCGCGGGGAGGCTCCGGCCCGGGGGGCTCGCCTATCTGTCCTGCAGTCCCGGAACCCTCTCCCGGGACCTGTCGCTCCTCGAAGAGGCCGGTTTTGGGGTGCGGCGCCTTCTCCCCTTCGATTTCTTCCCCCGGACCGCCGCGGTGGAGGTGCTCGCCCTTCTGGACGGCCCGGGGAGGACGGGGGAGCCTATCTCCGGATGATGCTGTCCGCCGGTTCAGTGCCGAAGCGGTACGCCAGGGCGAAGACCGCCAGGCAGACCGGCCATTCGAGGTAGACCACGTGGGGGACCACCCGCACCTGGGGGAAGAGGGTCCAGGCGAGCCAGACCAGCACCGACGCCAGGATCGTCCAGAAGCCTGCCTCCTTTTTGCAGTACTTCGGCCAGAAGATGTTGGCCACGATGAGCAGCGTGAAGGACGCGGTGATGGCCAGGGCCGTGGTGATGGTCCTGAGGATCCCCACCGACGTGAGGGCCAGGAAGTAGGTGACCGCGCTGAAGCCCAGCACGGTGAGCCTGGAGAGGAACACTTCGTTCTTCTCCGTTACGGTCTTCGGGAAGAAGCGCTTCCATACGTCCTGCATCACCAGGGTGGAGCTTCCCAGGAGCAGCCCCACCGCCGTGGAGATGCCCGCCGCCCAGAGGGCCGCGAGGAAGATGCCCCCCACCACGGGCGAGATGTTGGTCATGATTGTGGGCAGGGCGAGGGCGGCCTTCTCGAGGTTGGGGAACTTCGCCGCCGCGATGATGCCGAAGAGGGCGCAGAGGAAGCCCGCGGGAAGGATCACCAGGCCGCCGAGAATGTAGCCGTGCCGGGCGGCCCGGCCATCCTTCGCCGCGAAGGCGATCTGGGAGATGGCCTGGACCGAGAAGCCCTGGGTGATCATGACCACCATCCAGGAGGTGATGAGGGCGATGCCCGTTCCTGAGAAGAAATCGAACCAGGGGCCGCCGGCGGGCAGGCTCGCCGCGATGGACTCCATGCCGCCGAAGACCTCGGATGAGCTCCGGAGGGCTGCCAGGATGCCGCCGTAGATCACCACCACGTTCACCACGTTGGTGAGCCCCGCGCCCCAGTAGCCGCCGATGAAGGTGATCCCAACGAAGAGAACGGCGGTCACCAGCATTCCCGTCTGGAAGGTGAACACGGAGGGCATGAGGGCCGTGAGGACCGCCCCTCCCGCCACGTACTGCAGGGAGGTGATGACCATCATGATGAGGAGCTGGGCGAGGACGCTGATCATCCGGGCCTGCTTTCCGTACATCCGTTCCATCATCTCGGGGATGGTGTTCACTTCCATGCGGCGGAAGTAGTCCGCCACGAAGAGGCCGACGATGATGCCCGCCGTTCCCCAGGCGGCGTTGTACCACCCGGCGGAGAGGCCCACCTTGTAGGCGTGTTCGGCCACGCCGACCGTGGAGGCTCCTCCGATGGCAAGCCCCGCGAGCATGGCGGCCACCACCACAGTGGGGAGATTCCGCCCGGCGAGGAGGTACTGGACGGCGCCCCCCTTGCCCTTTTGGATGAGCTTCGAAGCGTACCAGGAGATGCCGTAGAGGATCAGGATGTACGTCACCAGGATGAACAGCTGCATTGATATCCCCCCAAAAAGAATTTTCCCAGTAGTATAACATCTTCTCAGGAGAAAAAAAGAGCCGGATCTCTTTCAATTCCGCTGTCTGAGGGTTGAAAAGAAATCCGGCTTTTCGCCAGGGGGATGGAGGCTTGCCTGGGGAGTGTCCCGCTCGCGGGACTCCAGAGGGCTGCCGTTCTCGGGGCGGGAGCGGGAGGAGAAGCGGTGGAGTGCACCCGGCTGAATGTCCCGGGAGCGGAGGTCCCGAGGGGAGCTTTCGCGGACCGGCTTCCCCAGACGGGGGCGTTTTTGGGCCGGTTCTGGCCGGAAGAGCGGCTCGTGTACGCCAACCCGCCCCGGACAGGGCTCGCCCCCCCGTGGCGGAAGCTCTCGCGGAGCCGAAGGGACAAAAAAGGCGGATTTTCGGATCCGGTTTCCCAGACTGGGTGTGGTAGCCATCTGGAAAAGTATTATCCCGAATACTTGCTTTTTTCATGCAACCGGAGCCGGAATGAGTTGAAAGACGGCACGTTTCGATTGCTTTCCGTGCTTCATCTCGCTATTATGAAAAGAAGAAAAAGCTCATGCGTTTTTGCATTTAATCAAAGGCATTTTCAAAGATGATCAAAAAAAGAAGAGGTGCTTTCAATGCTGGATCTTGCTTTAAGGAACTGCCGGGTTCTGGACGGCACAGGAGCCCCGTGGTTCAGGGCAGAGGTGGGAATATCAGGCGATAAGATCGTTCGGGTGACAAAAAGGCTCGACGAGGAGGCATTTCAGTCTTTTGACCTGGAAGGGCAGGTTCTCTGTCCGGGGTTTATCGACATGCACACCCACTCGGACCTTCGCCTTTTTTCCACTCCTGAAGAAGATGCCAAGATCATGCAGGGCATTACCACAGCAGTGCTGGGCCAGGACGGGCTCTCCGTGGCGCCTCTTTCGCCCGGGGAAATACCTATGATGAAGCAGCGGCTTGTAGGCCTTGACGGCTCCTGGGAAGAATGGAGCTGGAACACAATGGGCGAATACCTCTCGGCAATCGACAGGGCTCAGCCTGCAACGAACTCTGCCATGCTGGTACCCCACGGTGCGGTTCGCGCCTCCGTGGTGGGGTGGCAGAACAGGCCGGCGTCCGGCGATGAGATCCGCGAGATGGTCCGCATCACCGGCAGAGCAATGGAAGAAGGGGCATTCGGCTTCTCGACAGGTCTTATATATCCACCCTGTCTTTATGCGGAAGAGAAGGAATTCGTAGCCCTGGCCAGGGAGGCGGCAGCCTGGGGAGGATTTTTCGTCGTCCACATGAGAAACGAGCAGGACTATATCGAAGATGCCCTGAACGAGGTAATCACTATTTGCACAAAAGCTGAATGTCCGCTGCATATTTCGCACCTCAAGATCGCGGGAAAAAAGAACTGGGGGAGAGCGGGACGCGTTCTGCAGCTTCTCGACAACGCACGAAGCAAGGGGCTGGAGGTGACCTTCGACCAGTACCCCTACACTGCGGGGAGCACCATGCTCGACGCCCTTATTCCTCCGGTTTTCCACGCCGACGGGCAGAAAAAGATGCTTGAATATATCGGTGATCCATCAGTCAGGCAAAAGATACGGGAAATGACGGATGGAACAGACGGCACCCCATGGGAGAACTGGGTGGGCTCCTGCGGCTGGGACGGTATCCTCATTAATTCCGTCGGTTCGGAGAAAAACCGCTGGGTGGAAGGGAAAAACATGGCGGAGATTGCCGCGGCATCCTCCATGGATCCTGTGGATGCCCTCTGCGATCTTCTCGTTGAGGAAGCGGGCACTGCGACGATGACCCAGTTCTACGGATGCGAGGAGGACGTGGAAACAATAATAAGCCATGAATCCATGCTGTTCTGCTCTGACAGTATCGTGGGAGGAAAGCCGCACCCGAGGGCTTACAGTTCGACTGCCCGGATTCTCGGCCGCTATGTGAGGGAGAGAGGAAAGCTCAGCCTGGCACAGGCGGTGCGCAGGATGACTTCAGGTCCCGCCGCCCGACTGGGGCTCCAGGACAGGGGTATTGTCAGGGAGGGGATGAAAGCCGACCTGGTGGCCTTTGATCCTGCGGCAGTCGGCGACAGAGGGACGTACCAGGATCCTGTCCGCTACCCTGCGGGCTTCTCCATGACAGTCGTTTCCGGCCATGTTGCCATGATGGACGGAGAGCTCACCGGAGCCAGGGCTGGGGGGGCCCTCCGAAGGCGCTGAAACAGCGGACCTATAAAGGCACAACAAGCTGCGCGGCATTTGCCGCGCAGCTTGTTGTCGGCCGCAGACAAAGCGAGCCGTCCGGGAAATTATCCGTGGGGGCGGCACCGGCTGCCATCTCCATCTTGTTTTCTTGGTTTCAGTCCCTGCAGTCCTTCTCCACCCTCTGCATCATGGCCTTTATGTACCCGAGGGCGTAGGCCATGCCCACGTGCCACGGGGCCGGACTCGACACCAGGGGCGAGTGGTCGGGGATGACCGCGCCCCGGAAGTCGTTCCGCCGGAGGATCTTCAGCACCCGGTAAATGTCGATGTCACCCTCGTCGATAAAGGTCTCCCGGTACCGGGGCACCTGTCCCTCCACGTTTCGCAGGTGGATGTAGCCGATGGCGTTCTGCTTCGCGTAGCTTTCGATGGCGTCGTAGAAGTTGCAGCCGTTCATCTCCGCCAGGGTGCCCACGCAGAGTTCCAGGGTGTTGCTGTGGCTCTTTTTCAGGTCCAGGAGCCTCTGGTAGAGCTCGGGCCGCCACACGAGCCTGGGCGTTCCCCGGAGGGTTGCGAAGGGGGGATCGTCCGGGTGGGCCGCCATTTTGACGCTGGACTCCTCCGCCACGGGAAGCAGCTCCTCGAGGAACCAGGCGAACCGCTTCCAGAGCTCCTCGGATGTGATCTGGGTGTCAGAGTTCACTTCCTTCGGCGCTTCGGGGTCGTAGAACATGTTCCAGACCATCCCGCGGGGAAGGGGAAGGCTGTCGCAGCCGTCGACGCCCACCGATTCGGCGCCGCCCCTGGCG is a genomic window containing:
- the trpC gene encoding indole-3-glycerol phosphate synthase TrpC produces the protein MILDRILKQKLEETAEMTRPSSRMSDALRRGGLSVIGEIKRASPSRGVINGTVDPLKQLRLYEQGGADAVSILTDHSFFGGSADDFRSLRPRTALPLLRKDFILTEVQVYESLFLGADALLLIAAALERKRFGELLSLAYSLGMEVIAEVHTDEELRSILDTEAEIIGINNRNLDDFTVDIRTTERLMEICRQRERAGSRIIVSESGVRTEADADFLADTGVDAVLVGEALMRSGDPSGLIRAFRKKRSVRAA
- the trpD gene encoding anthranilate phosphoribosyltransferase, with the translated sequence MFAPYLSRVMEKHRLGNAEMEEAMEMVMEGTVPPVQVAAFLAALRARGETPAEIGGAARVLLRKARTVPVRPGLLVDNCGTGGDCAGSFNISTAAAFVAAGGGIPMAKHGNRSVSSKCGSADVAEALGAALPSSPERAAACLDGAGLVLLFAPHFHPVMGNVAEIRKSLGVRTLFNILGPLVNPAPLTHQVMGVFDAALLSLAAEVLRSLGRQGMVISGHGGFDELSLGGPNRVVFFSAEGIREESVSPADGGLPLRGNEDLAGGSAPENAALIEDVLAGKRGAPRDAVVFNAAAVFLAAGRAKSWKEGTALAAESIDSGRAASVLEKVRAFAEPVRRSA
- a CDS encoding pyridoxal phosphate-dependent decarboxylase family protein produces the protein MLRETVERAIRWLEDLPSRRVGAWASAEEIRKALGGTLNEEGMAPSDVVAAFSEGAASGLTGSPGPRYFGFVTGGALPASLAADWLASAWDQNAVLAVSSPAASAAEEIVSEWIIDLLGLPPESSAGFVTGCQMANFTCLAAARHEVLRRSGHDVEKDGLQGAPRVTVIAGEEAHATLLVALRMLGFGTGNVLSVPADGQGRMIPEKAEDALRAASGPVILCLQAGNVNTGAFDPCARIIPAARAKGAWVHVDGAFGLWGRMLPSLKTHTDGVELADSWATDAHKWLNVPYDSGIAVVRHSAAHRASMALNAPYYIAGEGEVRDPSQWVPESSRRARGFPLYCGLKSLGRKGVREMVERNCRQARLMALLLSEDPMVTILNDVVLNQVLVRFSCPGSDSDAFTRTVTAQVQEEGTCWAGGSVWKGMAAMRISVSNWFTSDDDIFRSAEAIRSVLGKAARSGR
- a CDS encoding carbon-nitrogen hydrolase family protein, which codes for MGLKRGVVRAAVVQAAPVIMDKRGTMERIRKLTGEAAGQGARIILFPEAFIPCYPRGLSFGSVVGNRSMGGRKDWARYYENSIDVPGPETEELGKLAAESGAYLSIGVMERDGGTLFCTLLYFGPDGSLLAKHRKLKPTGSERLIWGEGDGSTLAAVNTPYGVMSGLICWENYMPLARAAIYGRNPSIYLAPTADQREGWQCSMRHIALEGRCFVLSCNQFVTKDMYPRDLQCYGDLESQPDILCRGGSAIIDPLGNYLAGPSWDREEILCADLDLSAVVEARYDFDVTGHYARPDVFTLLVNGEPLRGIDYSGDTFLPGEALPE
- a CDS encoding FprA family A-type flavoprotein; this encodes MKKRAMRGGIFLMGAVDWNRRLFDSLIPLPEGTSYNAYLVEGSEKTALIDTADPALEHVLLAQLEDVKKIDYIISLHTEQDHSGAIPTLLAKYPEARVVCSTKAKELLQDHLHIDGGIIDAMEDGQTLSLGNRTFKFIHTPWVHWPETMCAYLQEEKILFSCDFFGSHLATSDMFAGESPAIYEGAKRYYAEIMMPFRSIIRNNMKKLEGYEFDMIAPSHGPVYDKPDFILDAYRDWISDRVSNFVAIPYISMHGSTEIMVDRLLDALVERGVKVQKYELSVTDIGKLAIDLVDAATIVIGTPTVHFGPHPAVFSATHLANALRPKLKYAAIIGSYGWGTKAVEQISGLIPNLKVEVLGTVLCKGKPRAEDLAALDALADAIAEKHRAL
- a CDS encoding class I SAM-dependent RNA methyltransferase, translating into MYREDHVTLPPGCAAACGACPEGPYSLSESLARKRARTERALTAWKGCIEDVLSVSADNRLGYRDRTALSARWDGREGWLFGMEGVRQGVPYPLRFQRPRPFVSLLECPVHTPRVREILKALASGLPPDEPAGTFPLAFAAVSGAQCTLVFKTKKDPGDGWLFSAAGGVSLASLLERAGLEGLWVHLHPAAGVRLFAKGGWRLAWGISRSRDSRGLLYGPGSFSQLLTELHERSLAEAREFLRPGTGNAVLDLYCGTGASMALWQASGAAVLGVEAGGEAVECARINVPGAEVLRGACADRLPQAEAFLGRFRPEERLVYANPPRTGLEPPVAEVLAGRLRPGGLAYLSCSPGTLSRDLSLLEEAGFGVRRLLPFDFFPRTAAVEVLALLDGPGRTGEPISG
- a CDS encoding sodium:solute symporter family protein, yielding MQLFILVTYILILYGISWYASKLIQKGKGGAVQYLLAGRNLPTVVVAAMLAGLAIGGASTVGVAEHAYKVGLSAGWYNAAWGTAGIIVGLFVADYFRRMEVNTIPEMMERMYGKQARMISVLAQLLIMMVITSLQYVAGGAVLTALMPSVFTFQTGMLVTAVLFVGITFIGGYWGAGLTNVVNVVVIYGGILAALRSSSEVFGGMESIAASLPAGGPWFDFFSGTGIALITSWMVVMITQGFSVQAISQIAFAAKDGRAARHGYILGGLVILPAGFLCALFGIIAAAKFPNLEKAALALPTIMTNISPVVGGIFLAALWAAGISTAVGLLLGSSTLVMQDVWKRFFPKTVTEKNEVFLSRLTVLGFSAVTYFLALTSVGILRTITTALAITASFTLLIVANIFWPKYCKKEAGFWTILASVLVWLAWTLFPQVRVVPHVVYLEWPVCLAVFALAYRFGTEPADSIIRR
- a CDS encoding N-acyl-D-amino-acid deacylase family protein, which produces MLDLALRNCRVLDGTGAPWFRAEVGISGDKIVRVTKRLDEEAFQSFDLEGQVLCPGFIDMHTHSDLRLFSTPEEDAKIMQGITTAVLGQDGLSVAPLSPGEIPMMKQRLVGLDGSWEEWSWNTMGEYLSAIDRAQPATNSAMLVPHGAVRASVVGWQNRPASGDEIREMVRITGRAMEEGAFGFSTGLIYPPCLYAEEKEFVALAREAAAWGGFFVVHMRNEQDYIEDALNEVITICTKAECPLHISHLKIAGKKNWGRAGRVLQLLDNARSKGLEVTFDQYPYTAGSTMLDALIPPVFHADGQKKMLEYIGDPSVRQKIREMTDGTDGTPWENWVGSCGWDGILINSVGSEKNRWVEGKNMAEIAAASSMDPVDALCDLLVEEAGTATMTQFYGCEEDVETIISHESMLFCSDSIVGGKPHPRAYSSTARILGRYVRERGKLSLAQAVRRMTSGPAARLGLQDRGIVREGMKADLVAFDPAAVGDRGTYQDPVRYPAGFSMTVVSGHVAMMDGELTGARAGGALRRR
- a CDS encoding mannonate dehydratase, translating into MKLAMVFYRHHLTRENFLYARQLGCTHLVIHLVDYFHREKDPVTGNNQPVGDADGWGVTRNRDVWSYEELRDIRKSIEDEGLVLEAIENFDPGFWYDVLLDGPKKAEQMEGLKGLIRNIGRAGIPIMGYNFSLAGVASRISGAFARGGAESVGVDGCDSLPLPRGMVWNMFYDPEAPKEVNSDTQITSEELWKRFAWFLEELLPVAEESSVKMAAHPDDPPFATLRGTPRLVWRPELYQRLLDLKKSHSNTLELCVGTLAEMNGCNFYDAIESYAKQNAIGYIHLRNVEGQVPRYRETFIDEGDIDIYRVLKILRRNDFRGAVIPDHSPLVSSPAPWHVGMAYALGYIKAMMQRVEKDCRD